The proteins below are encoded in one region of Archocentrus centrarchus isolate MPI-CPG fArcCen1 chromosome 13, fArcCen1, whole genome shotgun sequence:
- the LOC115791249 gene encoding SPRY domain-containing SOCS box protein 4 isoform X1 has translation MGQKISGTIKSVDVRGEPSYRPVRRELRGPDFCRPPRLDLLLDMPPASPETQLQHAWNPDDRSLNVFVKEDDKQTFHRHPVAQSTDCIRGKVGYTRGLHVWRIHWPARQRGTHAVVGVATAEAPLHSVGYTALVGSDSESWGWDLGRNRLYHDGKNRPVSTSAPTYPSFLEPDESFVLPDCLTVILDMDEGTLSFMVDGQYLGVAFRGLKGKRLYPIVSAVWGHCEVSIRYINGLDPEPLPLMDLCRRVARLALGRERIHHIETLPLPQTLKNYLQYQ, from the exons ATGGGCCAAAAGATCTCTGGAACCATCAAGTCAGTCGATGTACGTGGAGAGCCATCGTACAGGCCTGTTCGACGTGAGCTGCGGGGCCCAGATTTCTGTCGGCCCCCTCGGCTAGACTTACTGCTGGACATGCCCCCTGCAAGCCCAGAGACTCAGCTTCAGCACGCCTGGAACCCTGATGACCGATCACTCAACGTCTTTGTTAAGGAGGATGACAAGCAGACGTTCCACAGACACCCTGTAGCACAGAGCACAGACTGCATCCGAGGTAAGGTGGGATACACCAGGGGCCTCCACGTATGGAGGATTCATTGGCCTGCCAGACAAAGAGGCACCCATGCTGTTGTGGGAGTGGCCACTGCTGAAGCACCTCTACACTCTGTGGGCTACACAGCCCTGGTGGGCTCAGACTCTGAGTCCTGGGGCTGGGACCTGGGTCGCAACAGACTCTACCATGATGGGAAGAACCGGCCTGTTTCCACATCAGCACCCACATATCCTTCTTTCCTGGAGCCAGATGAATCTTTTGTGCTTCCAGACTGTCTGACAGTGATACTAGATATGGACGAGGGCACACTGAGCTTCATGGTAGACGGACAGTACCTAGGAGTGGCTTTCAGGGGGCTGAAGGGCAAGAGACTGTATCCTATTGTCAGTGCTGTGTGGGGGCACTGTGAAGTGTCGATTCGCTACATTAATGGACTAGATC CGGAGCCCCTCCCGCTCATGGACCTGTGCAGACGAGTAGCTCGACTGGCTCTGGGTAGAGAGCGCATCCATCACATCGAGACACTCCCATTGCCACAGACACTAAAGAACTACCTCCAGTACCAGTGA
- the LOC115791249 gene encoding SPRY domain-containing SOCS box protein 4 isoform X2 — translation MGQKISGTIKSVDVRGEPSYRPVRRELRGPDFCRPPRLDLLLDMPPASPETQLQHAWNPDDRSLNVFVKEDDKQTFHRHPVAQSTDCIRGKVGYTRGLHVWRIHWPARQRGTHAVVGVATAEAPLHSVGYTALVGSDSESWGWDLGRNRLYHDGKNRPVSTSAPTYPSFLEPDESFVLPDCLTVILDMDEGTLSFMVDGQYLGVAFRGLKGKRLYPIVSAVWGHCEVSIRYINGLDRPYSENSHGAPPAHGPVQTSSSTGSG, via the exons ATGGGCCAAAAGATCTCTGGAACCATCAAGTCAGTCGATGTACGTGGAGAGCCATCGTACAGGCCTGTTCGACGTGAGCTGCGGGGCCCAGATTTCTGTCGGCCCCCTCGGCTAGACTTACTGCTGGACATGCCCCCTGCAAGCCCAGAGACTCAGCTTCAGCACGCCTGGAACCCTGATGACCGATCACTCAACGTCTTTGTTAAGGAGGATGACAAGCAGACGTTCCACAGACACCCTGTAGCACAGAGCACAGACTGCATCCGAGGTAAGGTGGGATACACCAGGGGCCTCCACGTATGGAGGATTCATTGGCCTGCCAGACAAAGAGGCACCCATGCTGTTGTGGGAGTGGCCACTGCTGAAGCACCTCTACACTCTGTGGGCTACACAGCCCTGGTGGGCTCAGACTCTGAGTCCTGGGGCTGGGACCTGGGTCGCAACAGACTCTACCATGATGGGAAGAACCGGCCTGTTTCCACATCAGCACCCACATATCCTTCTTTCCTGGAGCCAGATGAATCTTTTGTGCTTCCAGACTGTCTGACAGTGATACTAGATATGGACGAGGGCACACTGAGCTTCATGGTAGACGGACAGTACCTAGGAGTGGCTTTCAGGGGGCTGAAGGGCAAGAGACTGTATCCTATTGTCAGTGCTGTGTGGGGGCACTGTGAAGTGTCGATTCGCTACATTAATGGACTAGATC GTCCGTACAGTGAAAACTCACA CGGAGCCCCTCCCGCTCATGGACCTGTGCAGACGAGTAGCTCGACTGGCTCTGGGTAG